The proteins below are encoded in one region of Methanoculleus thermophilus:
- a CDS encoding metal-dependent hydrolase, producing MYLLAHAMAGVLIGLILAAIVRDRRVVLLGALGGVLPDLIDKPLGHIILAETVGYGRLYFHGLTIVTLIAIAGLFIYYHRRSIGLLVLAAGMLSHQILDGMWLRPAGWLWPFLGPIPLLRTPDDFLWDALMRELSQPSEWLFFLLITGLFAYLYRGELKGALARLSGPTIRRLLVVILGLAILAALAVGGRNLL from the coding sequence ATGTATCTCCTCGCCCATGCCATGGCCGGCGTCCTCATAGGGCTCATCCTCGCGGCGATCGTCCGAGACCGGCGGGTCGTCCTGCTCGGCGCACTGGGCGGCGTCCTCCCCGACCTGATCGATAAGCCGCTCGGGCATATCATCCTCGCCGAGACCGTGGGCTACGGCCGGCTCTACTTCCATGGCCTTACGATCGTCACGCTCATCGCCATCGCCGGCCTCTTCATCTACTACCATCGCCGAAGCATCGGCCTCCTTGTACTGGCAGCAGGGATGCTGAGCCACCAGATCCTCGATGGGATGTGGCTGCGGCCAGCAGGATGGCTCTGGCCGTTCCTCGGACCGATCCCACTGCTTCGCACCCCGGATGACTTTTTGTGGGACGCCCTCATGCGGGAACTCTCTCAGCCGAGCGAATGGCTCTTCTTCCTCCTGATCACCGGACTCTTCGCCTACCTCTACCGGGGGGAACTCAAAGGCGCCCTTGCCCGGCTCTCCGGCCCCACGATCCGCCGGCTGCTCGTGGTCATCTTAGGTCTCGCCATCCTCGCCGCACTCGCCGTGGGCGGGAGGAACCTCCTCTAA
- a CDS encoding anthranilate synthase component I family protein, whose translation MDSALRELIRIPGYEEAIAAADAADRPLVVPVYGEIPIPPSSPADLYASLRDGPGFLLESLEGSEKTARYSFICTAPAATVSVASDGTLTVSGDPRFQEIAAGIEAADPIDAVRAFMGRFRVAHPDLLGFSGGLAGYFAYDLVSSIYPVRRAGEIDEPVARFVLAQDCLALDHRRGRLAVIANVLLAGGTDVESELARARTAVAKEIARIRDLPPPPPGEPCRADAPISSLTQNEFSDAVLRIKEHIAAGDIFQAVLSRRLACRVEGDPFSVYRRLREANPSPYMYYLDFGDSQIAGSSPEMLVRVDGGRVTTVPIAGTRPRGRTAAEDDRLAADLLADEKERAEHVMLVDLARNDIGAVSAFGTVAVEDFMSIERFSHVQHIVSTVTGSLRDGCDRFDALRSCFPAGTVSGAPKIRAMQIIAETEKARRGLYAGAVGYIGFSGSMDFAIAIRTVLVRDGVASVQVGAGIVADSDPGREWTETENKGRAMLAALGAEVE comes from the coding sequence ATGGACTCTGCTTTAAGGGAACTGATCAGGATCCCGGGATACGAGGAGGCCATTGCCGCGGCTGACGCGGCCGACCGGCCCCTCGTCGTCCCGGTCTACGGGGAGATCCCGATCCCCCCGTCTTCACCGGCCGACCTCTACGCCTCTCTCCGGGACGGCCCCGGGTTCCTGCTCGAGTCTCTCGAGGGGAGCGAGAAGACCGCCAGATACTCGTTCATCTGCACCGCCCCCGCCGCGACCGTCTCCGTGGCCTCCGACGGCACGCTGACGGTCTCCGGGGACCCACGGTTCCAGGAGATCGCCGCCGGGATCGAGGCCGCCGACCCCATCGACGCCGTCCGGGCGTTCATGGGCCGATTCAGGGTCGCTCATCCTGATCTTTTGGGGTTCTCCGGCGGGCTTGCCGGCTACTTTGCTTACGACCTCGTCTCCTCCATCTACCCGGTACGTCGGGCAGGAGAGATCGACGAACCCGTCGCCCGGTTCGTGCTGGCGCAAGACTGCCTCGCCCTCGATCATAGGAGAGGGCGGCTTGCGGTCATCGCAAACGTGCTTCTTGCCGGTGGTACCGACGTGGAATCGGAACTCGCCCGGGCCCGGACGGCGGTTGCCAAGGAGATTGCCCGGATCCGCGATCTCCCTCCGCCGCCTCCGGGCGAGCCGTGCCGGGCCGACGCCCCGATCTCGTCCTTGACACAGAACGAGTTCTCGGACGCGGTCCTCCGGATAAAGGAGCATATCGCGGCGGGGGATATCTTCCAGGCTGTCCTCTCCCGACGGCTTGCCTGCCGGGTCGAGGGCGATCCGTTCTCCGTCTACCGGCGCCTCCGGGAAGCAAACCCGAGCCCCTACATGTACTACCTGGACTTTGGGGACAGCCAGATCGCCGGGAGCAGCCCCGAGATGCTCGTCCGGGTGGACGGCGGTCGGGTGACGACCGTCCCGATCGCCGGCACCCGGCCGCGGGGGCGGACGGCGGCAGAGGACGATCGGCTCGCCGCCGATCTCCTCGCCGACGAGAAGGAGCGGGCGGAGCACGTCATGCTCGTCGACCTTGCCCGAAACGACATCGGGGCGGTCTCGGCCTTCGGAACCGTCGCGGTGGAGGATTTCATGAGCATCGAGCGGTTCTCGCACGTCCAGCACATCGTCTCGACGGTCACGGGCTCGCTCCGCGATGGATGCGACCGGTTCGACGCCCTCCGCTCCTGCTTCCCCGCGGGAACCGTCTCGGGCGCCCCGAAGATCCGCGCGATGCAGATCATCGCCGAGACGGAAAAGGCCCGGCGCGGGCTCTACGCCGGGGCCGTCGGCTATATCGGATTCTCCGGGTCGATGGATTTTGCGATTGCCATCCGGACGGTCCTGGTTCGGGACGGCGTCGCGTCCGTCCAGGTGGGGGCCGGGATCGTGGCCGACTCCGACCCCGGCAGGGAGTGGACCGAGACCGAGAACAAAGGGCGGGCGATGCTTGCGGCGCTCGGCGCGGAGGTGGAGTGA
- a CDS encoding spore germination protein GerW family protein produces MTGESMLQITVDQLARTLCASAILGAPVDAGERVIIPVAEFGLGFGAGEGSGGFREGKQHGGAGTGGGGGISAVALIIITKGVPGPEGVQVISLKKKSEIAEVVTAIGEAVGPHVEKVLEKGSEMMQQRGGMGRAQGEGREIPVTGEEGA; encoded by the coding sequence GTGACTGGCGAATCAATGCTCCAGATAACCGTCGATCAGCTGGCAAGAACGCTCTGCGCAAGCGCAATCCTCGGTGCCCCGGTCGATGCAGGTGAGCGGGTGATCATACCGGTCGCCGAGTTCGGATTGGGGTTCGGCGCAGGCGAAGGGTCCGGTGGGTTCAGAGAGGGGAAGCAGCACGGTGGAGCCGGGACCGGGGGAGGCGGCGGCATATCGGCTGTTGCCCTGATCATCATCACCAAGGGCGTTCCGGGGCCTGAGGGGGTCCAGGTGATCTCGTTAAAGAAGAAGAGCGAGATCGCCGAGGTCGTCACGGCGATCGGCGAGGCCGTCGGCCCGCACGTCGAGAAGGTCCTTGAGAAGGGCTCGGAGATGATGCAGCAGAGAGGGGGGATGGGGAGAGCCCAGGGAGAAGGAAGAGAGATCCCGGTAACCGGGGAAGAAGGAGCGTAA
- a CDS encoding tetratricopeptide repeat protein encodes MELPWKNSVDVWCRRGRTYCEQGQYDRAIECYNRAIALDLGAAIARYCKGRALMAIGRYREAVNCFDQTVRIDPTSARFWYAGGEALYSLGRYREAAEYCGRAVELAPDSTGAWLIRGHALRKLGRTSDALACYDRVIAIDPTRIEGWRGRGAAFAAERRYDAALECYDRIIAIDPEDTEAWYAKGTIYLLLARYDTAIECFDRIIAISPDRADAWYNRGCTLMTLERYEEAILSFDRTLALRPDDADAWYNRGRAHRLLERYEEAIESYNRAYRISPDRPGIWREKGMALRRLKRYDLALASLDRALRENAADPEVWYQKGLVQFAKRRYEEAIECFDQTLRLKADHTGADYHRGESYYALGDYSRAVICYQAVLRREPENIAALNNCGNALHELGRYEDALGCYERALEIEPNNQQIQKNKASVLSTLSDYDKALECFDQEVRANPENVDARYNKGLTLFILGRYEEAAACYAQALAIDPARMDIWVAQGNVLVIQNRCEEALACYDRALAADPDDVEALKGRATALVYLDRPAEAIRCYERLSRLPRKQEIQQKGRMRS; translated from the coding sequence ATGGAGCTTCCCTGGAAGAACAGCGTGGATGTCTGGTGCAGGCGGGGGCGGACCTACTGCGAGCAGGGGCAGTACGATCGGGCCATCGAGTGCTACAACCGGGCAATCGCCCTGGATCTCGGCGCCGCCATTGCCCGTTACTGCAAGGGACGGGCCCTCATGGCGATCGGGCGTTACCGGGAAGCAGTCAATTGTTTCGACCAGACCGTCAGGATCGACCCGACCTCTGCCCGCTTCTGGTATGCCGGGGGAGAGGCGCTCTACAGCCTTGGGCGGTACCGGGAGGCGGCCGAGTACTGTGGCCGGGCCGTGGAACTTGCACCCGACTCCACGGGCGCCTGGCTCATCCGAGGGCACGCTCTCCGAAAGCTCGGGCGGACGTCTGACGCACTCGCCTGTTATGACCGGGTCATTGCCATCGACCCGACCCGGATTGAGGGCTGGAGAGGGCGGGGTGCGGCGTTTGCCGCCGAACGCCGGTACGATGCGGCGCTCGAATGTTACGACCGCATCATCGCCATCGACCCCGAGGACACAGAGGCCTGGTACGCGAAGGGGACGATCTATCTCCTCCTCGCCCGCTATGATACGGCGATCGAGTGCTTCGACCGCATTATCGCTATCAGTCCCGACCGTGCCGACGCCTGGTACAACCGGGGGTGCACCCTCATGACGCTTGAGCGCTACGAGGAGGCCATCCTGTCATTCGACCGGACACTCGCCCTCCGTCCCGACGATGCCGACGCCTGGTACAACCGGGGCCGGGCGCACCGCCTCTTGGAGCGCTACGAAGAGGCGATCGAGTCCTACAACCGGGCATACCGGATCAGCCCCGACCGCCCCGGGATCTGGCGTGAGAAAGGCATGGCGCTCAGGAGGCTGAAGCGTTACGACCTTGCGCTCGCCTCACTTGATCGGGCGCTCAGGGAGAACGCGGCCGACCCGGAGGTCTGGTACCAGAAAGGACTCGTCCAATTCGCCAAAAGGCGCTACGAAGAGGCGATCGAGTGCTTCGACCAGACGCTCAGGCTCAAGGCCGATCATACGGGCGCAGACTACCACCGTGGCGAGAGTTACTACGCTCTCGGCGACTACAGCAGGGCGGTCATCTGCTACCAGGCAGTGCTCCGGAGAGAGCCGGAGAACATAGCCGCCTTGAACAACTGCGGAAACGCGCTCCACGAACTCGGGCGCTACGAGGACGCACTTGGATGCTACGAGCGAGCACTCGAGATCGAGCCTAACAACCAGCAGATCCAGAAGAACAAGGCAAGCGTCCTCTCGACCCTCTCCGACTACGATAAAGCGCTCGAGTGCTTCGACCAGGAGGTCCGGGCCAACCCGGAGAACGTGGACGCCCGGTACAACAAGGGTCTCACTCTCTTCATCCTCGGGCGCTACGAGGAGGCCGCCGCCTGTTATGCACAGGCGCTCGCGATCGACCCTGCAAGGATGGATATCTGGGTTGCACAGGGAAACGTCCTCGTGATCCAGAATCGCTGTGAGGAGGCCCTCGCCTGCTACGACCGGGCGCTCGCCGCCGACCCCGACGACGTCGAGGCGCTCAAAGGGAGAGCGACGGCGCTTGTCTACCTCGACCGCCCGGCCGAGGCGATCCGGTGCTACGAGAGACTTTCACGGCTGCCCCGAAAGCAGGAGATTCAGCAAAAAGGGAGAATGAGGTCTTAG
- a CDS encoding ABC transporter ATP-binding protein: protein MPVISFDAVRKVYPLPGGDVVALDGVDLAIEKGEFVLIMGPSGSGKSTLLNIMGSLDVPTSGEVTIAGKKISRMSDDELTLLRRDHIGFVFQQFNLIPLLTVVENVEYPLILKGRQNGARKRAEEVLRAVELAETHFTHKPNELSGGQQQRVAIARALVNDPDFLLCDEPTGNLDSKTGTAIMALLTRMNREEGKTVVMVTHDPRMTKYADRTIQLIDGRVVE, encoded by the coding sequence ATGCCGGTCATCAGCTTCGATGCGGTCCGGAAGGTCTACCCCCTCCCGGGGGGCGACGTTGTGGCGCTGGACGGCGTCGATCTCGCGATCGAGAAGGGCGAGTTCGTCCTGATCATGGGCCCCTCGGGGTCGGGGAAGTCGACGCTCTTAAACATCATGGGCTCGCTCGATGTCCCGACCTCAGGAGAGGTCACCATCGCCGGAAAGAAGATCAGCAGGATGAGCGACGATGAACTGACCCTTCTTCGGCGGGATCACATAGGGTTCGTCTTCCAGCAGTTCAACCTCATCCCGCTCCTCACCGTGGTCGAGAACGTCGAGTATCCCCTGATCCTGAAAGGCCGACAGAACGGGGCCCGCAAGCGTGCAGAAGAGGTCCTGCGTGCCGTGGAGCTCGCCGAGACCCACTTCACCCACAAGCCGAATGAACTCTCCGGCGGGCAGCAGCAGCGGGTCGCGATCGCCCGGGCGCTCGTCAACGACCCCGACTTCCTCCTCTGCGACGAACCCACCGGGAACCTGGACTCGAAGACCGGGACCGCGATCATGGCCCTCCTTACCCGGATGAACCGTGAGGAGGGCAAGACCGTCGTCATGGTCACCCACGACCCCCGCATGACGAAGTATGCAGACCGGACGATCCAGCTCATTGACGGGAGGGTGGTGGAATGA
- a CDS encoding TrpB-like pyridoxal phosphate-dependent enzyme: MQTKILLDEGEMPKRWYNIQADLSTPLDPPLHPATGKPVTPDDLRQIFPMELIRQEMSTERYIDIPTEVRDILTLWRPSPLYRARRLEAALKTPAKIYYKWEGVSPPGSHKPNSAIPQAYYNREAGIERLATETGAGQWGSSLAFATSLFDMECTIYMVRASYEQKPYRKVMMQVYGAECIPSPSPRTQSGRAILERDPDTPGSLGIAISEAVEDAVSHENTNYSLGSVLNHVCLHQTVIGQEAREQLAAVEAYPDVVIGCVGGGTNFAGLSFPFAGDKLTGKHPETEIVAVEPAACPSLTKGLYAYDFGDVAGLTPLLRMFTLGHDFVPPSIHAGGLRYHGMSPLVSRLVQDGVVRPVAYHQNDVFSAAVQFARTEGIIVAPEAAHAVKAAIDEALRCRKTGEAKTILFSCSGHGNFDLSSYEAYFAGSLVDYEYPAELIKESLSRLPVTG; the protein is encoded by the coding sequence ATGCAGACGAAGATCCTCCTTGACGAGGGAGAGATGCCGAAGCGGTGGTACAACATCCAGGCGGATCTCTCCACGCCCCTGGACCCGCCTCTTCACCCGGCCACCGGAAAGCCGGTGACCCCTGATGACCTCCGTCAGATCTTCCCGATGGAGCTCATCCGGCAGGAGATGAGCACGGAGCGCTATATCGATATTCCGACCGAGGTCCGCGATATCCTCACCCTCTGGAGACCGAGCCCACTCTATCGGGCGCGGCGGCTCGAGGCGGCCCTAAAGACCCCGGCAAAGATCTACTACAAGTGGGAGGGTGTCAGCCCCCCGGGCTCGCATAAGCCGAACTCGGCCATCCCGCAGGCCTACTACAACCGCGAGGCGGGAATCGAGCGGCTCGCGACCGAGACCGGGGCGGGGCAGTGGGGATCGTCGCTTGCGTTTGCAACGAGCCTCTTTGATATGGAGTGCACCATCTACATGGTCCGGGCCTCCTACGAGCAGAAGCCCTACCGCAAGGTTATGATGCAGGTCTACGGGGCCGAGTGCATCCCAAGCCCCTCCCCGAGGACCCAGTCTGGCCGGGCGATCCTCGAGCGCGACCCGGATACGCCCGGCTCCCTCGGGATCGCGATCTCCGAAGCGGTCGAGGATGCCGTAAGCCACGAGAACACCAACTACTCGCTCGGCTCCGTCCTCAACCACGTCTGCCTCCACCAGACGGTCATCGGCCAGGAGGCGAGGGAGCAGCTTGCGGCCGTCGAGGCCTACCCCGACGTCGTGATCGGGTGCGTCGGCGGCGGCACCAACTTTGCCGGGCTCTCCTTCCCGTTTGCGGGCGACAAACTGACCGGGAAGCACCCCGAGACAGAGATCGTCGCGGTCGAGCCCGCCGCCTGCCCGTCCCTGACGAAGGGGCTCTACGCCTACGACTTCGGGGACGTTGCGGGGCTGACACCGCTTCTTCGGATGTTCACCCTCGGCCACGACTTCGTCCCGCCCTCGATCCATGCAGGGGGCTTGCGCTACCACGGGATGTCCCCGCTCGTCTCCCGGCTCGTCCAGGACGGAGTCGTGCGGCCGGTCGCCTACCACCAGAACGACGTCTTCTCGGCCGCCGTGCAGTTCGCCCGGACGGAGGGGATCATCGTCGCCCCCGAGGCGGCCCACGCGGTGAAGGCCGCGATCGACGAGGCCCTCAGGTGCCGCAAGACCGGTGAGGCAAAGACGATCCTCTTTAGCTGCTCCGGGCACGGCAACTTCGACCTCTCCTCCTACGAGGCCTACTTTGCCGGGAGCCTCGTCGACTACGAGTACCCGGCGGAGCTGATCAAAGAGTCGCTCTCGCGGCTCCCGGTGACGGGGTGA
- a CDS encoding ABC transporter permease has protein sequence MTFFDLARRNVTRHWLRSTLAVVGVVIGVLAIASLGIMGTSIGLMLDDMISDVGDTVIVSPAMGVSGGKLTERQVSDITRAVGSNAVVPYSYTFEKISVGDKESAVMLYAIPAEDIPSLLEVKSGGYPKDTGAGCLIGSNLAANSKENGLKLGSRVRIGDEYLRVVGVLEERGLALDISPDDAIVVPYTWYSSHYDEEDYDQVIVKVRDVDDIDAVKASIEQKLNRREEVVSVSDSRQFLESITSATSSIAVFLAGIGAISLLVAGVSILNVMLMSVTERTKEIGILRSIGTRRGEVMRMFIYEALILGLAGSLIGGALSFCAGFLLTAVFAGNSAYLFNPASLLYIAFGMGFGVFTSVASGLYPAWKAAQLNPIQALRHE, from the coding sequence ATGACCTTCTTTGACCTCGCCCGCCGGAACGTCACCCGCCACTGGCTCAGGTCGACCCTTGCGGTCGTCGGGGTCGTCATAGGCGTCCTCGCGATCGCGTCCCTCGGGATCATGGGCACCAGCATCGGCCTGATGCTTGACGATATGATCTCGGATGTCGGGGATACCGTCATTGTCTCCCCGGCGATGGGCGTGAGCGGGGGCAAACTCACCGAACGGCAGGTCTCCGATATTACCCGGGCGGTCGGCTCGAACGCCGTCGTACCGTACTCATACACCTTCGAGAAGATCTCGGTGGGCGATAAGGAGAGCGCCGTGATGCTGTATGCGATCCCTGCCGAGGATATTCCCTCCCTCCTTGAGGTGAAGTCGGGGGGCTATCCGAAGGATACGGGCGCCGGCTGCCTGATCGGGAGCAACCTTGCTGCAAACAGCAAGGAGAACGGTCTGAAACTCGGTTCCCGGGTCAGGATCGGCGACGAGTACCTCCGTGTGGTCGGCGTGCTTGAGGAGCGGGGGCTCGCGCTCGACATCAGCCCCGACGACGCCATCGTCGTGCCCTATACCTGGTACTCAAGTCATTACGACGAAGAGGATTACGATCAGGTCATCGTGAAGGTCCGCGACGTCGACGATATCGATGCGGTCAAAGCGTCGATCGAGCAGAAATTGAACCGGCGGGAGGAGGTCGTCTCCGTCTCGGATTCAAGGCAGTTCCTCGAGAGCATCACCTCGGCCACCAGTTCGATTGCGGTCTTCCTTGCCGGGATCGGCGCGATATCGCTCCTCGTCGCCGGTGTCTCGATCCTGAACGTGATGCTGATGTCGGTCACGGAGCGGACCAAGGAGATCGGGATCCTCCGGAGCATCGGCACCCGGCGCGGCGAGGTGATGCGGATGTTCATCTATGAGGCCCTCATCCTCGGGCTTGCGGGCTCTCTCATCGGAGGTGCGCTCAGTTTCTGTGCCGGATTCCTGTTGACGGCGGTCTTCGCCGGGAACTCGGCATACCTCTTCAACCCGGCAAGCCTCCTTTACATCGCCTTCGGGATGGGATTCGGCGTCTTTACAAGCGTCGCTTCCGGTCTCTACCCGGCCTGGAAGGCGGCGCAGCTAAACCCCATCCAGGCCCTGCGCCACGAGTGA
- a CDS encoding COG1361 S-layer family protein, whose product MKPLYIAIISIFCIVAALTGPAGAASADVTVVSSTLDPQVLMKGDTGTLTIVIQNTGSETVSIKSARLYGNGVVPLSEPYLAVGDLGAGNSKTFTFTVRADGGEGTFYPQFVLDFRNEGNLRYPVPVQVENTPLSVSVVERPDAFSESRTADITVRVGNPRPNAASGVQVIPLGTGFTVTPTSGFIGTLASDASGTVTFNLTPTAEMDVTFQVVWRNGINTHTTDLVLPVVFGEDKRQADPIITNVEVKSEFGRYRVIGDISNAGLESARSVIIAPGAPATPTDPFRVYVVGTLDPDDISSFEVTFAADRNVTEVPIVVEYRDDDGNRYTSTTMIGLGSGAGVSVASAAPAENSSGEFPIVGAIVAVLVALGVAGAIYYSWRRA is encoded by the coding sequence ATGAAACCTCTCTACATCGCAATTATCTCAATCTTCTGCATCGTCGCAGCACTCACCGGACCGGCCGGCGCCGCTTCGGCAGATGTCACCGTGGTCTCCTCCACGCTCGACCCGCAGGTCCTGATGAAAGGGGATACCGGGACGCTCACGATCGTGATCCAGAACACCGGTTCCGAGACAGTCTCCATCAAGAGCGCCCGGCTCTACGGCAACGGTGTCGTGCCCTTAAGCGAGCCTTACCTCGCGGTCGGGGACCTCGGCGCCGGGAACAGCAAGACGTTCACCTTCACCGTCCGGGCGGACGGGGGCGAGGGAACGTTCTACCCGCAGTTCGTCCTTGACTTCCGCAACGAGGGCAACCTGCGCTATCCGGTCCCCGTCCAGGTCGAGAATACGCCGCTCAGCGTATCCGTGGTCGAAAGACCGGACGCCTTCTCCGAGTCCCGGACGGCCGATATCACCGTCCGGGTCGGGAACCCCCGCCCGAACGCCGCCTCCGGCGTCCAGGTGATCCCGCTGGGAACGGGCTTTACCGTCACCCCGACCAGCGGGTTCATCGGGACCCTCGCCTCTGACGCCTCCGGGACGGTCACGTTCAACCTGACCCCGACTGCCGAGATGGACGTCACGTTCCAGGTGGTCTGGCGCAACGGCATCAACACCCACACGACAGATCTCGTGCTCCCGGTGGTCTTTGGCGAGGACAAGAGACAGGCGGACCCGATCATCACGAACGTCGAGGTCAAGTCCGAGTTCGGCAGGTACCGGGTCATCGGCGATATCTCGAACGCCGGCCTCGAGTCCGCCCGGTCGGTGATCATCGCCCCCGGCGCCCCGGCAACGCCCACCGATCCCTTCCGGGTCTACGTTGTCGGGACCCTCGACCCAGACGACATCTCCTCGTTTGAGGTGACGTTTGCGGCCGATCGGAACGTGACCGAGGTCCCGATCGTCGTCGAGTACCGCGACGACGACGGTAACCGCTACACTTCGACGACGATGATCGGTCTCGGCAGCGGCGCCGGGGTGTCCGTAGCGTCCGCGGCGCCCGCGGAGAATTCGAGCGGCGAGTTCCCGATCGTCGGGGCCATCGTCGCCGTGCTGGTCGCGCTCGGGGTCGCCGGAGCAATCTACTACTCGTGGAGACGGGCGTAA
- the radC gene encoding RadC family protein has product MRKMRDIPDRDRPREKLAKRGPQALTDTELIALLLGRGTKGRDVSEVAGDVERYLRGTGGKPSYEALLAIGGIGSAKACEIMACFELGRRYFGDDDVTGTRITRPEDVIPLVSEWRDKKQEYFISLTLNGAGEVIERRIVTVGILNQSLVHPREVFADAITDRAASVILVHNHPSGTLDPSVQDLGITRQLVEAGSILGIRVLDHIIVTKGGYVSLKELGHL; this is encoded by the coding sequence ATGAGGAAGATGCGCGATATACCGGACCGCGATCGTCCCCGCGAGAAACTGGCCAAACGGGGACCGCAGGCGCTCACCGATACCGAACTGATCGCCCTCCTCCTTGGGCGTGGCACGAAGGGGCGGGACGTCTCGGAGGTTGCGGGCGACGTCGAGCGTTACCTCCGGGGGACCGGGGGCAAGCCGTCGTACGAGGCCCTCCTTGCGATCGGCGGGATCGGATCAGCAAAGGCATGTGAGATCATGGCCTGCTTCGAGCTCGGGCGGCGCTATTTCGGCGACGACGACGTCACCGGAACCCGGATCACCCGCCCCGAAGACGTCATCCCGCTCGTTTCCGAGTGGCGGGATAAGAAGCAGGAGTACTTCATCTCTCTTACTCTCAACGGTGCCGGAGAGGTGATCGAGCGCCGGATCGTCACCGTCGGGATCTTAAACCAGAGCCTCGTCCATCCCCGGGAGGTCTTTGCCGACGCAATCACCGACCGGGCCGCCTCGGTCATCCTGGTCCACAATCACCCGTCCGGCACGCTCGATCCCTCTGTCCAGGATCTCGGGATCACCCGGCAGCTCGTCGAGGCGGGGTCGATCCTCGGCATCCGGGTCCTCGACCACATCATCGTCACGAAAGGGGGCTACGTGAGCTTGAAAGAACTCGGGCACCTCTAA
- a CDS encoding YIP1 family protein produces the protein MRQTYMDSGFLRVLLEPGRFFQERMRGEPGLKIPALIALVIGIIGAVSAAISANALTEGLPPDMQVFGLAGVAFAVASGIIGGLITWVAFGIVFYIISMVFMGDGDFKRTLEFTGYGLIPQVFGGIIGAIFSYQIVSNLSVPIISRPEDIAVLVESVTTGMLSDPLTPISGIVGILFLIWSANIWIFGMKYARNLSTRNAVLTVGIPIGLYILVNLVTLIG, from the coding sequence GTGAGGCAGACATACATGGACAGTGGTTTTCTCCGGGTGCTGCTCGAACCCGGACGTTTCTTTCAAGAGCGTATGCGGGGTGAGCCGGGCCTGAAGATACCGGCATTGATCGCGCTTGTCATCGGGATTATCGGTGCGGTCAGCGCTGCCATCTCGGCAAACGCGCTGACCGAGGGCCTCCCCCCGGACATGCAGGTCTTCGGGTTGGCGGGGGTTGCCTTCGCTGTGGCCAGCGGCATCATCGGGGGACTCATCACCTGGGTTGCCTTCGGTATCGTCTTCTATATCATCTCGATGGTCTTTATGGGGGATGGAGACTTTAAGCGGACGCTGGAGTTCACGGGCTACGGGCTCATCCCCCAGGTCTTTGGGGGCATCATCGGGGCGATCTTCTCCTACCAGATCGTATCGAATCTCTCGGTCCCGATTATCTCGAGACCCGAGGATATCGCGGTGCTTGTGGAGAGCGTCACAACCGGCATGCTGAGCGACCCCCTCACGCCGATCTCCGGGATCGTCGGCATCCTCTTTTTGATCTGGAGCGCAAACATCTGGATCTTCGGCATGAAGTACGCACGGAATCTCTCCACGCGAAACGCGGTCCTCACCGTCGGGATACCCATCGGGCTCTATATCCTCGTCAACCTTGTCACGCTCATCGGATAG
- a CDS encoding DUF2953 domain-containing protein, producing the protein MAATLLFLVLLAVAVILILVLLALYLVPVTVSMVADCSEESARATADVAWCFLDGRVRVDDEVQVLEILLFGRRVMSRDLGELAAEAPEEEEKKVEERRPIPDYLGAATDLWPHLEKILAAVYRSLYLETLRGDIILGLESPADTGIIYGYCTAARYALWPAEAIDFVMTPVFNRRVFAGTFTLRTQIRHPLLILIPVVQALLDRPVRDRLRQFSGRGAPGG; encoded by the coding sequence ATGGCAGCGACGCTCCTCTTTTTGGTCCTGCTTGCCGTCGCCGTCATCCTCATCCTCGTCCTGCTTGCCCTATACCTGGTCCCGGTGACCGTCTCGATGGTTGCCGACTGCAGTGAGGAGAGTGCCCGGGCGACGGCCGACGTAGCCTGGTGCTTTTTGGACGGGAGGGTCCGGGTGGACGACGAAGTGCAGGTGCTTGAGATCCTTCTCTTCGGCCGCCGGGTGATGAGCCGGGATCTTGGCGAGCTTGCGGCGGAGGCCCCGGAGGAGGAAGAGAAGAAGGTCGAGGAGAGGCGTCCGATCCCGGACTACCTCGGCGCCGCAACCGACCTCTGGCCCCACCTCGAGAAGATCCTCGCCGCAGTCTACCGGTCACTCTATCTAGAGACGCTCAGGGGCGATATCATCCTCGGTCTTGAGAGTCCGGCCGATACCGGGATCATATACGGCTACTGCACCGCCGCCCGCTACGCCCTCTGGCCGGCCGAGGCGATCGACTTCGTGATGACCCCGGTCTTTAACCGAAGGGTCTTTGCGGGAACCTTCACCCTCCGGACGCAGATCCGCCACCCGCTCCTGATCCTCATCCCGGTCGTCCAGGCTCTCCTGGATAGACCGGTCAGGGACCGGCTCCGTCAATTCTCGGGAAGAGGTGCTCCGGGTGGGTGA